One window of the Paenibacillus beijingensis genome contains the following:
- a CDS encoding DNRLRE domain-containing protein, with protein MKRKLAFLLLFCFVFQSLSLTVVQARNISDSMKNSVTYKEEDEVVSETVYGNDPQTSKRVAEVTYNRYPVGVLDKAKKLGKTVVREDVERRTANSKHYQLSDGSFIADITMGPQNFLDNTGNWQPINTELIDEADLDMVNIPFSQVSSDVLKKIVLKNKEIRKNIKIDRTKTSYRAPQVPFDVKIPKKFDSGYSIGKGSEKLTFTPIKANTVTAVVYSKAENQNDRDNANTVTADVYSNKAEYHNAWDNTDVQLEVLDIGIKETIILKNNQAPTTFRFHVAGDIKNSKNFELQPAWLVDANGTKRDVSQIIDEADGETFIQLDVDTTDLQFPIYVDPSVITTSTSKDMTCNDYWHSCYDGSSDSFSVGSWSGYYDSSYNSYEGFFQFDLTSIPINSVINNASMELYIFSGYTDNSHTGNVYRVTSAWDETTTQVPSYDSTNSVPTVTGYLGTVLNSVNKPGWWVTNITSIVQQWANGTPNYGVMVRTGALQSAKIIRTHEYTDSAYRPKLTVTYNSPPIVSPTVLSPNGGETIDSTFNIVWNGAVDPDNTQTSLNYHIQLSTNGGGNWIDLVSQTGAGVTQYQYNFSSVSDSTNALIRIRAYDGSLYGPWDQSDAPFTIKHNKAPNAPTSLNPGSTSSSTPTRVVTNPVLKWTFSDPDAGDAQSAYQVQIFNGSTLVKDSGWVTTSLSSYSVPSSLLARNTTYNWKVRTKDKKGAISGYSAAYYIKINNLPIASITSYTDGQQLTDNVLSFTWTYSDTDGQAESNYQILGSQNNWASIGYDSGVKSGSATSFTTPPLASGTWSFKILVKDGIEWSNAAYRNNLKLPNAFEPNDSNTQAFPINYNQTYSSLINSGTDVDFFKYTAPTTGIDKLVLNVPSGLNYDVYIYDSAMALITAGVHGAGLQEKEIFDVTSGRTYYIKIVGVGGNYSTSLAYNFSLSSVTLQFQTTYQYDSNGNIISKTTTIVR; from the coding sequence GTGAAGAGAAAGTTGGCCTTTCTGTTACTCTTTTGTTTCGTATTTCAGTCATTATCGCTGACTGTAGTCCAAGCACGAAATATCTCTGATTCAATGAAAAATTCTGTTACATACAAAGAAGAGGATGAAGTGGTTAGTGAAACAGTATATGGAAATGATCCACAAACCAGCAAAAGAGTTGCAGAAGTTACATACAATCGATATCCTGTGGGGGTGCTCGACAAAGCAAAGAAGCTAGGTAAAACTGTGGTACGGGAAGACGTAGAGCGTAGGACTGCAAATAGTAAGCATTATCAGCTTTCTGATGGATCTTTTATTGCAGATATTACGATGGGACCTCAAAATTTCCTGGATAATACAGGTAATTGGCAGCCTATTAACACTGAGCTTATCGATGAGGCTGATTTAGACATGGTAAATATCCCATTTTCACAAGTCTCATCTGATGTTTTGAAAAAGATTGTATTGAAAAACAAAGAGATTCGAAAAAATATAAAAATCGATCGAACAAAAACAAGTTACAGAGCGCCTCAAGTACCTTTCGACGTAAAGATCCCGAAAAAATTCGATAGTGGATATTCCATTGGTAAAGGTTCGGAAAAACTTACCTTTACCCCAATAAAGGCTAATACTGTAACAGCTGTTGTTTATAGCAAAGCGGAAAATCAGAACGACAGGGATAACGCTAATACTGTAACAGCTGATGTTTACAGCAATAAAGCGGAATATCACAACGCTTGGGATAACACTGATGTGCAGTTGGAAGTACTTGATATAGGCATAAAGGAAACGATTATTTTAAAAAACAACCAAGCTCCGACCACTTTCAGATTCCATGTAGCTGGTGATATAAAAAATTCAAAAAATTTTGAACTGCAGCCCGCATGGCTTGTTGATGCCAATGGAACAAAGAGGGATGTATCTCAAATCATTGATGAAGCTGATGGTGAAACCTTTATTCAACTCGATGTTGACACAACCGATTTACAATTCCCGATATACGTAGATCCAAGTGTGATAACTACTTCAACATCGAAAGATATGACTTGTAATGATTATTGGCATTCTTGTTATGATGGTTCTAGTGATTCATTCTCGGTTGGTTCATGGAGCGGTTACTATGATAGCAGCTATAATTCATATGAAGGTTTTTTTCAGTTTGATTTAACCTCTATTCCAATTAATAGTGTAATTAATAACGCGTCGATGGAGCTTTATATTTTTTCAGGTTATACCGATAATTCTCACACAGGAAACGTTTATAGAGTTACTTCGGCGTGGGATGAAACAACCACTCAAGTCCCATCATATGATTCGACGAATTCCGTTCCGACTGTTACTGGTTATCTTGGTACAGTTCTAAACTCAGTTAATAAACCAGGATGGTGGGTTACTAATATCACGTCAATTGTCCAGCAATGGGCAAATGGGACCCCAAATTATGGTGTGATGGTAAGAACTGGGGCTTTACAAAGCGCAAAAATTATTCGTACTCACGAGTACACAGATTCAGCATATCGTCCTAAATTAACGGTTACATATAATAGTCCACCGATAGTTTCACCCACTGTACTGAGTCCAAACGGCGGTGAGACTATAGACTCGACGTTTAATATTGTTTGGAATGGTGCAGTCGATCCTGATAATACGCAAACAAGCCTAAACTATCATATCCAGCTTTCTACAAATGGTGGAGGTAACTGGATTGATCTGGTATCTCAAACTGGAGCAGGAGTGACACAATACCAATATAATTTTAGTTCTGTCTCAGATTCAACGAATGCATTAATCCGTATACGAGCTTACGATGGTTCTCTTTATGGTCCTTGGGATCAATCTGACGCCCCATTTACAATAAAACATAACAAAGCGCCAAATGCGCCGACCAGCCTGAACCCAGGATCAACTTCTTCCTCAACTCCAACAAGAGTTGTTACTAATCCAGTCCTAAAATGGACATTCTCCGATCCGGACGCGGGAGATGCACAATCGGCCTATCAGGTTCAAATTTTTAACGGTTCTACGCTTGTAAAAGATTCAGGCTGGGTCACAACATCACTAAGTTCGTATTCGGTACCGTCGTCTCTACTTGCACGAAACACCACCTACAACTGGAAGGTTCGGACAAAAGATAAAAAAGGGGCAATCTCAGGGTATTCAGCTGCTTATTATATTAAAATTAACAATTTGCCTATTGCCTCGATTACGTCTTATACCGATGGACAACAGCTTACCGATAACGTTCTGTCTTTTACATGGACCTATTCGGATACAGATGGACAAGCGGAGAGTAACTATCAAATATTAGGTTCTCAAAATAACTGGGCATCGATTGGATATGATTCGGGGGTCAAAAGTGGCAGCGCTACTTCCTTTACGACACCTCCGCTTGCAAGTGGAACTTGGAGTTTTAAAATCCTTGTCAAAGATGGGATTGAATGGTCGAATGCTGCTTATCGCAACAATCTGAAACTTCCAAATGCATTTGAACCCAATGACAGCAACACCCAGGCCTTTCCCATCAATTATAACCAGACCTACAGCTCTCTGATCAACTCGGGCACCGATGTCGACTTTTTTAAATATACAGCTCCGACCACCGGCATCGATAAGCTGGTTCTAAACGTTCCATCCGGATTGAATTATGATGTCTACATTTATGATTCAGCCATGGCGCTTATCACAGCGGGCGTTCACGGAGCTGGACTTCAGGAGAAAGAAATATTCGATGTGACTTCGGGGCGTACGTACTACATCAAAATTGTGGGGGTTGGAGGGAATTACAGCACGTCGCTCGCTTATAATTTTTCGTTAAGCAGCGTTACCCTGCAGTTCCAGACCACCTATCAATATGATAGCAATGGAAACATTATCTCCAAAACGACAACGATCGTTCGCTAG